One Thermococcus eurythermalis DNA segment encodes these proteins:
- a CDS encoding 4Fe-4S dicluster domain-containing protein codes for MSKKIFLDYKRCIGCKACEVACEMTHGEARIRVFEFPDLFTVPFNCRHCEKAPCMNVCPTGALFRDEDGAVAFDPLKCIGCLMCAVACPFGVPKLDEENKIMDKCDLCADRRAEGLLPACVSACPTEALKFGEINEILWNREGKIVANLKGSAEKGEGEKAYIVL; via the coding sequence ATGAGCAAGAAGATTTTCCTCGACTATAAGCGCTGTATCGGCTGTAAGGCCTGTGAAGTGGCCTGTGAAATGACGCACGGCGAGGCAAGGATAAGGGTCTTCGAGTTCCCCGACCTCTTCACCGTCCCCTTCAACTGCCGCCACTGTGAGAAGGCACCCTGTATGAACGTCTGTCCGACGGGGGCGCTCTTCAGGGACGAGGACGGCGCGGTGGCCTTCGACCCCCTCAAGTGTATCGGCTGTCTCATGTGTGCCGTCGCCTGTCCCTTCGGAGTTCCGAAGCTCGACGAGGAGAACAAGATTATGGACAAGTGCGACCTCTGTGCCGACAGAAGGGCAGAGGGTCTGCTTCCGGCCTGTGTCTCGGCATGCCCAACTGAGGCCCTCAAGTTCGGTGAGATAAACGAGATACTCTGGAACAGGGAAGGGAAGATAGTTGCCAACCTGAAGGGCTCGGCCGAGAAGGGAGAGGGCGAGAAGGCCTACATCGTCCTCTGA